AAGGTACCGACGATTATTTTAAAGAAATCGAGAATAAACTAATAGAAGAAACAAACTATACGCTCGAACTTCAGCAAAGTATTGAAATATCTAAAGCTTGTAAACATATTCCGAATTTAAAATTCCCGAAATATTACGAAGAATTTTCATCTAATAAAATCTTAACAATGGATTGGATGGACGGACTTCATATTTCAGAATTCACAAAAAAGAATAATGATCCTGCGGTTTCAAACAAACTTGGTCAGGCTTTATGGGATTTTTATATGTTCCAAATGCATACCTTAAAAAAAGTACATGCAGATCCGCATCCTGGTAACTTTTTAGTATCGCCAGAAAATGAGTTAGTCGCTATCGATTTTGGTTGTATGAAAGAAGTGCCGCTAACTTTTTACACGCCTTATTTTGAATTAGCTGAAAAAGAAAACATTGAAGATCCAGCATTTTTTGAAGCGAAATTATATGAATTAGAAATTTTAAAACCAACCGATTCTCAAGAGGAAATTGTGTTTTTCAAAACCCTGTTTCACGAAATGTTATCGCTTTTCACAACACCTTTACAGCAAGAGGTTTTCGATTTTTCGAATCCTACTTTTTTCAATAAAATAGCGGAGTTAAGTACTAAATACGCACAAAGCACAGAACTTAAAAAAATGAATGGTAATCGTGGCTCGAAACATTTCATATATATTAATAGAACATTTTTCGGATTGTATAATTTAATGCACGATTTACAACCAAACCATATTATAATAAACAATTATAAAACCTTATAAATGTATTTTAGCCGTAACGATATAGACCAACTCGATCATATTTATAAAATAAATTTGATTAATAGTATTACGGGCTATAAACCTGCAAATTTAATAGCGACAAAATCTCAATCGGGAATAACCAATGTGGCCGTTTTCAGTTCTGTAGTACATTATGGTTCTGCACCACCTATTTTAGGTTTTGTACTGAGACCAACAACGGTAAGGCGCCATACTTTCGATAATATTATAGAAACAGGTTATTACACCGTTAATCATATTAACGAAGCTATAGTTGAAGATGCTCATCATACATCTGCCAAATACCCTAAAGATGTTTCAGAGTTTAGTAAAACAGGATTAGAAGAAGAATACAATAACGATTTTTATGCGCCTTTTGTAAAGCAATCGACAATAAAAATGGGTATGAAATTTTTACAAAAAATAGATATAGAAGCAAATGGTACTATTTTAATTTTAGGTGAAATAACAGATCTATACATTAATGATGATCTTGTAGAGCATGATGGTTTTGCAGACTTATTGAAAGCTAACACAGCTGTTATTAATGGCTTAGACACTTACGCCATACCAACTAAAACTAAAAGATTAACCTACCAAAGACCTAAATAAAAAATTATGAAAAAACTAGTTATTATTGGTGGCAGCAAAGGTATTGGCCAAGCCATTATAAACACCTTAAAAGATACATATAGCATTGTAAACATAAGCCGTACGGCAATAGAAACATCTTCTACAATTACGCAACATACTTTAGATGTTTTAGAAGAGGAGTTACCAGAAATAGATAGCATAGATGCTCTAGTGTATTGCCCAGGAAGCATAAACCTAAAAGCACTATCGAGATTAAACATCGACGATTTTAAAAACGATTTCAACATTAACGTTTTAGGAGCTATAAAAACTATAAAACATTACGAAAAGGCTTTAATTGAAGGCCACGGAAGTGTGGTTTTATTCAGTAGTGTAGCAACACAAATAGGCATGCCTTTTCACGCTAGTATTGCCACAAGTAAAGCGGCCTTAGAAGGATTAACAAAATCGTTGGCAGCAGAATATGCAACAAAAATACGTTTCAATATTATTGCACCAACTATTACAGACACACCGTTGGCTTCTCGATTATTACGAAATGAAAAACAAAGAGAAACCATGAGCGAACGCCACCCATTAAAATCTATTTTAGATCCTAATGAAGTTGCCGCGCTAACCAAATACTTGTTATCTAGCGATGCTAAATCGATTTCCGGACAAACATTCCCAATAGATGCGGGAATAACTAGTCTAAAACTCTAAGTTTTTATTATGATTAATATAAAAAAACATTCTGGAATTTACACCTTAGAGGCTACACAAGAAATCGACATTCCGATACATGAAGCTTGGTCTTTTTTTAGCTCTCCTAATAATCTAGAAAAAATCACACCTTCAGAAATGGGTTTTAAAATCACATCTGAAGTAGATAAAAAGGCTTATGCCGGACAAATAATAACTTATAAAGTTGGTATTCTCCCAGGTATAAATACAAATTGGGTTACAGAAATAACACAAGTTGAACACGAATCTTTCTTTATAGACGAGCAGCGTTTTGGGCCATACAGAATGTGGCATCATGAACATTGGTTTTACAGCCAACCTGACGGAAAAACATTAATGAAAGATAAAATCTCATACAAAATACCTTTTGGAATTTTAGGTGATTTAGCTCAAACTCTTTTTATAAAAAAACAATTAAAAGGTATTTTCGAATACCGTTTTAAAACCTTAGAAACCTACTTTAATGGAAAATAAAATCACTCTATTTTGGTTTCGACGCGACTTAAGACTAGAAGATAACACGGCTTTACATTATGCTCTAAAATCGAGTAACAATGTATTACCTATTTTTATTTTTGATGATGATATTTTAGACTCATTACCTAAAGATGATGCTAGGGTTTCCTTTATTCACAACACTTTAGAAAACATAAACAAAGAACTTACCGAGTTTGGATCGAGCCTTGTTGTAAAAAAAGGATCGACTCTAGAAATTTGGAAAGCTCTAATTGCAGAGCATAACATTGAGCGTGTGTTTTTTAATAAAGATTACGAACCTTACGCCATAAAAAGAGACCTTGAAATCTCAAATTTATTAAGTGCTAATGGCATAGAAGCAAAGTCTTTTAAAGACCAAGTAATTTTTGAAGAAAACGATATTCTAAAAAACGACAACACACCTTATACGATATACACACCGTTTAAGAATAAGTGGTTAAAAAAATTCGATGACAAAGCAGATGTATTAAATCATGACATCGATAACACTAGATTCCATAAGATTAACTCAACTTTTACTTCTTTAGAAGATATTGGGTTTACTAAAAGCGATATACGAGTAAAACCATATAACTTAACGGCTTTGGATCGCTATGACGAAGTCCGAAATTTTCCAGCACAAGACCAAACCTCATACCTTTCACCACATTTAAGATTTGGACTTGTTAGCACCAGAAACATGGTGAAATTAGCATTAAAAACAAATGCTATATTTTTAAGTGAGCTTATTTGGCGCGAATTTTTCATGCAAATCCTCTTTCATTTCCCTAAAGTAGTTACCGAAAATTTCAAACAAAAATACGATGCGATACCCTGGAGGAATAACGAAGCAGACTTTAAAGCTTGGTGCGAAGGAAAAACGGGTTACCCCATGGTAGATGCCGGTATGCGCGAATTAAACAAAACGGGATATATGCACAACCGTGTACGTATGATTACTGCCGGATTTCTATGTAAACACCTTTTAATAGATTGGCGTTGGGGCGAAGCATATTTCGCTGAAAAGCTACTAGATTACGAACTCTCTGCAAATAATGGAAACTGGCAATGGGCCGCTGGCACAGGTTGCGATGCCGCACCTTATTTTAGAGTTTTTAATCCTGCCGAGCAGTTGAAAAAATTTGATAAAGATACCATTTACATACGCCGTTGGGTTGAAGATTATGATGAATTAACCTATCCGCAACCTATGGTCGAACATAAATTTGCACGAGAACGTGCTATTTCTACATACAAAAAAGCGCTAAATCCTTAATTAAGGTTTAGCGCTTTTTCATTATTAGCAATGGATTAAAACTGTTCTGTTTTATCCAATATAGGCCTTTGCTCCATCTAATGCTTTTGTAATACCATCTGGATTTTTACCTCCAGCAGTTGCAAAAAATGGTTGTCCACCTCCACCACCTTGGATATGTTTACCAAGTTCGCGAACTACTTGCCCAGCATTTAAGCCTTTACTAGCAACTAATTCTTTTGAGATGTAGCATGATAATAATGCTTTTCCGTTTTGTTCGGTTGCAAACAATAAGAATAAATTATCAAACTGCGATCCTAAATCGAAAGCAACATCTTTTAATCCGCCAGCATCCAAATCTAATTTTTTGGCTAAAAACTGAACGCCATTAATTTCAGCTAATTCACTTCTTAATTCACCTTTTATATTTTTAGCTTTATCTTTTAATAAACCTTCAATTTGCTTTTTAAGATTGGTGTTTTCATCTTGTAAATTCTGAAGTGCTTTTACAGGCTCTTTAGCATTGTTAAGTAAATCTTTCATTTCGAAGAATGTTCTGTTGTTTTCAGAATAAAAATCTTTTACAGCATCGTTAGTGATAGCTTCAATTCTTCTAATTCCAGCTGCAACAGCACCTTCTGAAACTATTTTAAAATGCCAAATATCACCTGTATTTTTAACGTGTGTCCCACCACAAAGTTCAACAGATTGTCCAAAACGAATAGCACGAACCGTATCGCCATATTTTTCTCCAAACAAACTCATAGCACCATCTGCGATAGCTTCTTCCTTTGGAACATTTCTTTTTTCAACTAAAGGCAACTTACCTTCTATTCTGGCATTTACAAAGTTCTCTACATCTTGCAATTCTTCGGTTGTTAATTTAGAAAAATGCGAGAAATCAAAACGCAAATACTTAGAGTTTACAGCCGATCCTTTTTGTTCTACATGAGTTCCTAAAATCTCTCTTAAGGCCTGATGTAATAAATGTGTTGCTGTATGGTTACTCTCTGTTCGATTACGTTGTTTTTCATCTACTACCGCTTTAAAGCTTTCGTTAATATGCTTTGGTAAATTTTTAGCGAAGTGAATAATAACGTTACTTTCTTTTTTAGTATCTAAAATATAAACAACATCACCATGGGCATCTTCCAAGTAACCTTTATCTCCAACTTGCCCTCCGCCTTCTGGGTAAAACGGTGTTAAGTTAAATACTAATTGATACATTTCGCCATCTTTTTTAGAAACAACTTTACGGTATCTTGTTAATTTCACATTAGCTTCAAGCGAATCATAACCAACAAATTCTTCTTCGGAATCGTTACTTAAAATCGTCCAATCATCAGTAGACATTTCGCTAGCTGCACGCGAGCGATTCTTTTGCTTTTGTAATTCTTCATTAAAGCCCTTTTCATCTAACTTCAATCCTTTTTCAGAAAGAATAAGCGCTGTTAAATCTATAGGAAAACCATAAGTATCATACAATTCGAAAGCGCGCTCTCCAGAAACTGTATCTCCTTTTGTAGTTTCTACAATTCTATTTAATAAGACCAAACCTTGATCTAATGTTCTTAAAAATGATTGTTCTTCTTCTTTTATAACATTTTCAATAAGTTGTTTTTGAGCTTTCAATTCCGGGAAAGCATCCCCCATTTTTTCGCTTAAAACAGTAACTAACCTATAAATAAAAGGTTCTTTTTTCTCTAAAAATGTAAATCCGTAACGTACAGCACGGCGTAAAATTCTTCGAATTACATAACCTGCACCAGTATTACTTGGCAATTGTCCATCTGCAATTGAAAACGCTACGGCACGAACGTGATCGGAAATTACACGAATAGCAACATCTACCTCTTCGTTCTTATTGTATGTTTTATTGGTAACTGCTTCAATTTCGCGAATAATTGGTGTAAACACATCGGTATCATAATTAGATTGCACGCCTTGTAAAACCATACAAAGACGCTCAAAGCCCATACCTGTATCAATATGCTTATCTGGTAAAGCCTCTAAACTTCCGTTCGCTTTTCTGTTATATTGCATAAAAACGAGGTTCCATATTTCCACCACTTGCGGATGATCCATGTTTACCAAATCTTTACCAGAAACTTTAGCTTTTTCTTCCGCAGAACGAATATCTACGTGTATTTCACTACATGGACCACATGGACCTTGATCGCCCATTTCCCAGAAGTTGTCCTTTTTGTTACCTTTTAATATGCGATCTTCAGAAATATATTGTTTCCAAAAATCGTAAGCTTCGGTATCCATGCTTAAATTATCGTCGTCATCACTGCCTTCAAAAACGGTAACGTACAAAATATCTTTATCTACGCCATAAACATCAACTAAAAGTTCCCAAGCCCAAGCAATAGCTTCCTTTTTAAAGTAATCGCCAAAACTCCAGTTACCAAGCATTTCGAACAATGTATGGTGGTAGGTATCATAACCAACTTCTTCTAAATCGTTATGTTTTCCAGAAACACGCAAACATTTTTGCGAATCGGTAATTCTATTATTTTTAGGCTGGGCGTTTCCAAGAAAATATTCTTTAAAAGGCGCCATCCCTGCGTTTACAAACATAAGGGTTGGATCATCTTTTAAAACCATGGGAGCCGATGGCACAATACTATGCTTTTTATCTTCAAAAAAACTTAAAAACTTAGCGCGGATGTCTTGAGACTTCATATATAAAATATTCTCTTTTCAGTTATTTTCTATTAATTACAAAACAATTTTTATCTTTACTTTTCAGTTAAAAAAACTACAAACAGCGGTTTTATTATTCTATTAATAATAAATGATTAGCTTTGTTCGTTCTGCTTTTAAAATTTAAAGCACTGAAACAAAAATTGTAAAGCGCAAAAATAGTATAAAAATAGTAATGAGTAAGGTAAAATATTATTACGATTCTGATTCACTTTCTTACAGGAAGATTGAGCGCCGAAAAAGGACGACGTTTAAGTATGCTTTTATGTTTATTTTAGCATCGGCACTCTTTGGTTTCTTGTTCGTTTTTATATCAAGTCAATACGTAGAATCACCCAAAGAACGGTCTCTCGCAAGAGAATTACACAACATGCAATTGCAGTATGAATTGCTGAATAAAAAAATGAACGAAGCCGAAAACGTTTTGGCTAATGTTGCCGATAGAGACAACAATATTTATCGTGTTTATTTTGAAGCTAACCCTATTCCGGAAGCACAACGTCGCGCTGGTTTTGGTGGAATCAACAGATATAAAAACTTAGAGGGCTTTGATAACTCTAAACTTATTATTGAAAGTAATAAGCGTTTAGATATTTTACAAAAGCAAATTGTTGTGCAATCTAAATCGCTAGATGAAATTGCTGTACTTGCTAAAGAAAAAGAAAAACTGCTAGCAGCAATACCAGCTATTCAGCCTGTGAATAACAAAGATTTGAAACGTATGGCCTCTGGTTATGGTATGAGATCGGATCCTTTTACAAAGGCTCGAAAAATGCACTGGGGTATGGATTTTACAGCACCACGTGGCACACCTATTTACGCTTCTGGCGATGGAATTGTGGTTCGTGCAGATTCTGGATCTACAGGTTATGGAAACCATATTAGAATAGATCATGGCTTTGGATACATTAGTTTATATGCGCATTTATACAAATACAATGTGCGAAAAAACCAAAAAGTACAACGTGGTGATTTAATTGGATTTGTTGGTAGTACCGGAAGATCGGAAGCACCACATTTACATTACGAAATTTTTAAAGACGGCGACCGCATAAACCCAATGAACTTCTACTACGGAAGTTTAACTGCGGAAGAATACAGCAAACTTTTAGAACACGCTTCATTAGAAAATCAATCTTTAGATTAATGCATATAGATTTACCAGAAAAGCGATATTATGCTATTGGAGAAGTGGCCAAAGCCTTCGGAGTAAACACCTCTTTAATACGTTTTTGGGAAAAAGAATTTGATGTCCTTAAACCTAAAAAAAACGCAAAAGGCAACCGGAAATTTACACCAGAAGATGTTAAAAACTTAAAGTTTATCTATCATTTAGTAAAAGAGCGTGGCTTTACGCTAGAAGGTGCGAAAACACATTTAAAGGAAGAAAAAAAAGAAGCACTAAGCAACTTTGAAATTATTAATACTTTAGAGAACATTAAAACGCAACTTATCAAAATAAAAGAACATCTTTAAGTATTAACTAAAGACGCATTGAAATTAAACCAAATTTTATGTCTTAAAACAGTAACTTTTTAAGAAACATTGAGTCTAATATATTGAGAACTAAAATCAACATTCAAATTATTTTATCATGAAAAAATTTTTACCATTAATTATAATTGCAATTCTTGCCATTGGCGCATACTCTTGGGGTAAAGGATTTAACAATACCGCTGTAACTTTAAAAGAAACAGCAACTAAAACTTGGGCAAATGTAGAAAGTAGCTACCAACGTAGAAACGATTTAATTGGCAACTTAGTAAAAACAGTACAAGGTGCAGCCGATTTTGAAAAAGGGACGTTACAAGCCGTTATAGAAGCACGAGCTAAAGCAACTTCTATTACTATAGACCCAACAAATATTACACCAGAACAATTAGCAAAATTCAACCAAGCACAAGGCGGCTTATCTGGAGCTTTAAAAAGTTTATTAGTAACTGTAGAGCGCTATCCTGATTTAAAAGCAAACCAAAACTTTTTAGAATTACAAAGTCAATTAGAAGGCACAGAAAACAGAATTAACGTTGCTAGAGATCGCTTTAACGCAACTGTAGAGCCATACAACATGCATATTAAAACGTTTCCTAATTCTATATTAGCAGGTTTATTTAATTTTGACCCATTAAATTATTTCAAAGCTGAAGCTGGAAGTGAAAAAGCACCAGACGTAGATTTTGAATTCTAATAAACTCATCTATTACATTTAATATTTCACAAAAGTAAATAATACAAACATGTCTAATAAAGTTGAAGCATTTTTAACAAGCGAAGAAGAGCAAGACATTGTTGAAGCTATTCGTTTAGCCGAATTAAATACATCTGGTGAAATACGAGTTCATATTGAAAACACTTCCAATGGAGATGCTACACATCGTGCTTTAGAAGTGTTTCATTATTTAAAAATGGACAACACAAAATTGCAAAACGGTGTACTTATTTACGTTGCTATAGACGATAAAACGTTTGTAATTTATGGTGATGAAGGTATAAACAAAGTAGTTCCCAAAAACTTTTGGGACAGCACAAAAGATGTGATGCAATCGCACTTTAAATCTGGTAATTTTAAGCAAGGTATTATTGAAGGTATTCAAAAAGCCGGCGAACAATTAGAATCTTTTTTCCCTTGGAAACATGATGATATCGACGAATTATCTAACGAAATTTCAAAAGGATAGTACAAAAACATGCAGCACTCAGTATCTAGTATTCGGTCGCAGTTTAAAATGAAAAATCTTTTTTTCGTTGTTTTACTCACTACACTTTTATGCACTAACTTTTCTTTTGCACAATATGAAATTCCCAAAACACCAGATTTTCAAACAAGTGTTTACGATTACTACAATCTTTTAAGTGCATCACAAAAAAGCAACTTAGAACAAAAACTTATAAAATATTCCGACACGACTTCAACCCAAATAGTAGTAGCTATTATTGCTTCTACCGGAGGTGAAAACATTAATTATTTAGGTGCTAAATGGGGACAAGCCTGGAAAATTGGACAAGAGAAAGAAGATAACGGTGTACTTATTTTACTAGCTCGTGATGATAGACGTATTGCCATTAACACGGGGTACGGCGTTGAGCACTTACTAACCGATGCGATGTCTAAAAGAATTATTAACCTTGATATTATTCCATATTTTAAACAGAATGATTATTACGGTGGATTAAACAAGGGCGCCGATGCTATTTTTGAAGTATTAACTGGCGAATATAAAGGCACAAGACAATCCTCTAACCAAGAAGGTATTCCTGTTGGTTTTATTATGTTATTGGTTTTTATATTTTTTATTATCCTTATCTCTATTTCCAAAAACAAACGCGGAGGTGGCGGCGGAAACAATAGAGGAAATCGATCTGCAGGTTCCGATATACTCGAGGCTATTATTTTGAGTAATTTAGGCCGTGGTAACTACCGAAGAGGCTCTTCTGGAGGTTTTGGTGGTGGCTTTGGAGGCGGAAGCTCTAGCGGAGGTGGTTTTGGCGGAGGCTTCGGTGGTGGAGGCTTTGGCGGAGGTGGTGCTTCTGGTGGTTGGTAAATTTACTCCATAAAAAAAAGGAAGGCATTTATTAACGCCCTCCTTTTCTATATTTATTAAAACAAATAATCTTACTTCTTTAGAAGCCTACATTATTAATGTAAGCATCTACTTCCATATCATGTCCAACAAAATCGGTAAAAGCTTTATTTAAGTCAACACTATTACCAACAGATAATATATATTTTCTAAAACGTTCTCCATTTTCACGATTCATACCACCGTTTGCTTTAATCCAATCGTAAGTATTATAATCTAATGTTTTACTCCACGTGTAAGCGTAATATCCTGCAGAATAACCACTACCCCAAACATGTGCAAAGTAAGGTGTATGATACCTAGATGGCACTTCACTTACTAGTAATCCGTTTTTAGCTAAAGCTTCTTTTTCAAATTCTAAAACAGGTTTAAAATCTGCTTCGTTTTCTACAGTATGCCACATCATATCAATAACAGATGCTGCTAATAATTCTGTTACATCATAACCTTTATTAAACATTTCAGCCTTCATTAACTTATCAATTAAAGCCTGAGGAATGGTTTCTTTAGTTTCGTAATGTATTGCATAGTTTTTTAAAACATCTGGCTCTAAAGCCGCATGCTCATTTATTTGAGAAGGAAACTCAACATAATCTCTAGGCACACTTGTACCAGATAAAGACACATATTGTTGGTTAGCAAATAAACCATGTAATGTATGGCCAAACTCATGAAACATAGTGGTTACGTTATCAAAACTTATTAAGCTCGGGTTACCTTCAGTAGGTTTTATGTAATTAAATACATTAACGATTACTGGTTTTTGCTTTAAATAATGAGACTGATTAACAAAACTATTCATCCAAGCACCACCTTTTTTAGTATCGCGTGTGTAAAAATCTAAATAGTACAATGCTAAGCTAGATCCGTCTTTATCAAAAACTTCATAAGTAATAACATCTGGATTGTAAACCGGTAAATCTGTACGTTTTTTAAACGTGATACCATACATACGTTCCGCAGCATAAAACACACCATTCTCTAAAACCGAATTTAATTCGAAATAAGGTTCAAGTTCTTTTTGATCTAAATCGTACTTCGCTTTTTTAACTTGTTCTGCATAAAAACTCCAATCCCATGGTTCTAATTTAAAACCACCATTTTGAGCGTCTATAATACTTTGAATATTAGCTGCTTCTTTTTTTGCTTGAGCCACAGATGCTTTGCCTAATTCTGATAACAGATTTAAAGCACGATCTGGAGTTTTAGCCATTTGGTTTTGAAGTTTCCATTCAGCATAATTTTTCTTCCCCATTAATTGGGCTTTTTGCATACGTAAAAGTGCTATCTCTTCAACAACTTGCCTAGTATCGGCATCGTTACCCTTTTCAGCTCTTGTAAACGAAGCCTCAAATAATTTTTGACGTGTTTCTCTATTTTTTAATACAGCTAATAAAGGCTGTTGAGTAGTATTAGACAATCCAAGAATATATTTCCCTTCGTGTCCAGCTTCTTCAGCTTTAAGTTTTGCTCTTTCAATATCATCAGGACTTAAGCCATCAAGCTCTTCAGCAGTATCTACAACCAAAGCCGCGTCTTTACGAGCTTTTAGTAACCTACTATTAAACTCAGTTTTTAAAACAGAAAGTTTTTTATTAATTTCCATCATCTTTTCCTTGTCTTCAGCAGACAAACTAGCGCCTGCCATTTCAAAACGCTTTAAGTAGTAATCGACTAACTTTAAATCTTCACCTTTTAAAGTTGAAAGATCTAATGCTTTTATGCGATTATAAATTTTAGAATTAAGATAAATATCATCGGAGTGCGATGAAAATATTGGTGCATACTCCTTCTCTATGGCTTGTAATGTAGGGTTGGTGCTAGAACCTGTAAGATTGTAAAATACATTTGTTGCTCTACCCAAAACTTCTCCACTTAACTCGATAGCCAAAACGGTATTTTCGAATGTTGGAGTTGCTGTATTATTGGTTATTGCATCAATTTCGGAATCGTGTAATTTTAGACCTTCTTTAAAAGCGGGTACAAAATCTTCATCTTTAATTAAATCAAACTGAGGTGCTTGATATTGTAATGTGCTTTTTTGAACTAAAGGATTCTGGTTCTCATCTATTTTTTCTTTGGTTTTAGACGTACAAGAAAATAA
The window above is part of the Algibacter sp. L3A6 genome. Proteins encoded here:
- a CDS encoding TPM domain-containing protein, encoding MKNLFFVVLLTTLLCTNFSFAQYEIPKTPDFQTSVYDYYNLLSASQKSNLEQKLIKYSDTTSTQIVVAIIASTGGENINYLGAKWGQAWKIGQEKEDNGVLILLARDDRRIAINTGYGVEHLLTDAMSKRIINLDIIPYFKQNDYYGGLNKGADAIFEVLTGEYKGTRQSSNQEGIPVGFIMLLVFIFFIILISISKNKRGGGGGNNRGNRSAGSDILEAIILSNLGRGNYRRGSSGGFGGGFGGGSSSGGGFGGGFGGGGFGGGGASGGW
- a CDS encoding M3 family metallopeptidase → MINHLTKHHAICLVLVNVVLFSCTSKTKEKIDENQNPLVQKSTLQYQAPQFDLIKDEDFVPAFKEGLKLHDSEIDAITNNTATPTFENTVLAIELSGEVLGRATNVFYNLTGSSTNPTLQAIEKEYAPIFSSHSDDIYLNSKIYNRIKALDLSTLKGEDLKLVDYYLKRFEMAGASLSAEDKEKMMEINKKLSVLKTEFNSRLLKARKDAALVVDTAEELDGLSPDDIERAKLKAEEAGHEGKYILGLSNTTQQPLLAVLKNRETRQKLFEASFTRAEKGNDADTRQVVEEIALLRMQKAQLMGKKNYAEWKLQNQMAKTPDRALNLLSELGKASVAQAKKEAANIQSIIDAQNGGFKLEPWDWSFYAEQVKKAKYDLDQKELEPYFELNSVLENGVFYAAERMYGITFKKRTDLPVYNPDVITYEVFDKDGSSLALYYLDFYTRDTKKGGAWMNSFVNQSHYLKQKPVIVNVFNYIKPTEGNPSLISFDNVTTMFHEFGHTLHGLFANQQYVSLSGTSVPRDYVEFPSQINEHAALEPDVLKNYAIHYETKETIPQALIDKLMKAEMFNKGYDVTELLAASVIDMMWHTVENEADFKPVLEFEKEALAKNGLLVSEVPSRYHTPYFAHVWGSGYSAGYYAYTWSKTLDYNTYDWIKANGGMNRENGERFRKYILSVGNSVDLNKAFTDFVGHDMEVDAYINNVGF